The Flaviramulus sp. BrNp1-15 genome has a window encoding:
- a CDS encoding RagB/SusD family nutrient uptake outer membrane protein, whose translation MKKIKSIMSLGITLPIIILIVSCSENFLEVEPKGTTLEENYYSNEAEAYSGLVAVYDVLGKQSRGFENMIALLNSGSDDHFTGGGSSADGSQLQVFSNYTISESTVATSYWSDFYQGIFRANTLLTKLPSVDMSDASKARFTAETKALRAIYYFELVRLFKNIPLITSPLGTDEIYSVTQADPSDVYVQIETDLLEAISGLPVTLDLTNEAGRLTQGAAKALLGKVYLYQGKNSEAASQLAEVNGTPGATSPFGYKLLDNFSDLWVVGNNYHSESIIEIAHTDKSNADWGNWGWSNDEGNSLNVMVGPRGFVRTAGSTAPDYAAGWGFSIITQSLYDALLGDPRFNSTIEDIQALNDAGQVEYEESYQNTGYYLKKFMPLTSDVSTGGGASVLNYKQHTYMIRLADTYLLEAEALGGTGARAQALLDAVRARVGLSPTPVSIDAIINERRLELAGEGHRWYDLVRTGRAATVLADKGFTSGKNEILPIPLPELENTLLVQNPNY comes from the coding sequence ATGAAAAAAATAAAAAGTATAATGAGTTTAGGTATTACTCTGCCAATAATCATACTCATAGTATCCTGTAGTGAAAATTTTTTAGAAGTAGAACCAAAAGGTACTACATTGGAAGAAAACTATTATTCAAATGAAGCTGAAGCGTATTCTGGTTTAGTTGCAGTTTATGATGTTTTAGGGAAGCAATCTAGAGGATTCGAAAACATGATAGCACTATTAAACTCTGGATCTGATGATCATTTCACCGGAGGAGGTAGTTCTGCTGATGGTTCTCAATTACAAGTTTTTTCAAATTACACTATTAGCGAGTCTACCGTTGCAACTAGTTATTGGAGCGATTTTTATCAGGGTATTTTTAGAGCAAATACACTATTAACAAAATTGCCTAGTGTAGATATGTCAGACGCTTCAAAAGCCAGATTTACTGCCGAAACAAAGGCTTTAAGAGCTATTTATTATTTTGAATTAGTAAGGCTTTTTAAAAACATTCCTCTAATCACATCACCATTAGGTACGGATGAAATTTATAGTGTAACACAAGCAGATCCAAGTGATGTTTATGTACAAATCGAAACCGACCTACTAGAAGCTATTTCGGGTCTTCCTGTTACATTAGATTTAACAAATGAAGCAGGACGTTTAACTCAAGGTGCTGCCAAAGCGCTTTTAGGAAAGGTGTATTTATATCAAGGAAAAAATAGTGAAGCCGCATCGCAACTTGCAGAGGTAAATGGCACACCTGGAGCTACAAGTCCATTTGGATATAAATTACTTGACAATTTTTCAGATTTATGGGTAGTTGGTAATAATTATCACAGTGAATCCATAATTGAAATCGCACATACAGATAAAAGTAATGCAGATTGGGGAAATTGGGGTTGGTCTAATGACGAGGGTAACAGTTTAAATGTTATGGTAGGTCCTAGGGGTTTTGTAAGAACAGCAGGATCAACTGCACCCGATTATGCTGCGGGTTGGGGTTTTAGTATTATAACACAAAGTTTATACGATGCACTTTTGGGAGATCCAAGATTTAATTCAACAATAGAAGATATACAAGCATTAAACGATGCAGGTCAAGTAGAATATGAAGAAAGTTATCAAAACACAGGGTATTACCTTAAAAAGTTTATGCCATTAACATCTGATGTGTCAACAGGCGGGGGTGCTTCTGTACTTAATTATAAACAGCATACATACATGATACGTTTAGCAGATACTTATTTATTAGAAGCAGAAGCTTTAGGAGGCACAGGAGCACGTGCCCAAGCACTGTTAGATGCTGTTAGAGCAAGAGTAGGTTTGTCACCAACACCTGTGTCTATTGATGCAATTATTAATGAACGCAGATTAGAATTAGCTGGTGAGGGTCATAGATGGTATGATTTGGTAAGAACTGGTAGAGCAGCTACGGTGTTAGCAGATAAAGGGTTTACCTCTGGGAAAAATGAAATTTTACCAATTCCTTTACCTGAATTGGAAAATACATTACTCGTTCAAAACCCTAATTATTAA
- a CDS encoding DUF6377 domain-containing protein, translating to MTLRKKVSKLVNILSIIFWVTHLVSYSQNIDSLLVVLEETMSKRNEYDLSKEARINNLKKLLEDPKASLENQYYIINRLIDEYEYYSFDATLNFIEKNLKLADELDNNLFKQESTLRLAKLLATSGRYDESINLLEEVVTSNLSQELIREYYIIYKRCYYELRTISRVNSISAEYDQLYFAYKDSLDAQISKLGENSKLYLEVIEQNYRDESNTRKALDINAKRLAIVKMGTREYAMVAFNRSYMSHEIEGNRLNQKKFLILSAISDIQSSVKDNASMANLAVILFEEGDVERAHKYIDFSFEDAKFYNSKLRFLDISNVLPVISKSYEIENIKQNNKLKKQLMFISFLSIILLMALFFIYRQYKKIKLGREHLKTANLQLKDLNEQLSFTNKDLKRLYEELSAVDTIKEQYIGTFLNLYSDYIDKLDVYRKTVRKYIVTNKTSDLLELIKSKNVVDEELKIFYANFDKSFLHIYPNFIESFNQLLNEDERIIVKLEDALTVELRIFALIRLGISNSSKIAKILRYSVNTIYNYRVKVRNSAINREEFEDMVKKII from the coding sequence ATGACTTTAAGAAAAAAAGTATCAAAATTAGTTAATATCCTTTCCATAATATTTTGGGTTACTCACCTTGTTTCTTACTCACAGAACATCGATTCTTTACTTGTAGTATTGGAAGAAACAATGTCAAAACGAAATGAATATGATCTTTCGAAAGAAGCAAGAATTAACAACTTAAAAAAATTACTTGAAGACCCTAAAGCTTCATTAGAAAACCAGTATTACATAATAAATAGATTAATTGATGAATATGAGTACTATAGTTTTGATGCTACCTTAAATTTTATAGAAAAAAACTTAAAATTGGCTGATGAATTAGATAATAACTTATTCAAGCAAGAATCCACTTTAAGACTTGCTAAACTTTTAGCAACATCTGGAAGATATGATGAGTCTATAAATTTACTTGAAGAAGTTGTCACATCAAATTTATCTCAAGAGTTAATTAGGGAATATTATATTATATATAAAAGGTGTTATTATGAACTTAGAACTATTTCGAGAGTAAATAGTATAAGTGCAGAATATGACCAATTGTATTTTGCCTATAAAGATTCTTTAGATGCACAAATATCCAAACTTGGTGAAAATTCAAAGCTGTATTTAGAAGTTATTGAACAAAATTATCGAGATGAATCTAACACAAGAAAAGCACTAGACATAAATGCTAAAAGATTAGCTATTGTTAAAATGGGTACTCGAGAATATGCTATGGTAGCCTTTAATAGGTCTTATATGAGTCATGAAATAGAAGGCAATAGATTAAATCAAAAAAAGTTTCTAATTCTGTCTGCCATTTCAGATATTCAATCATCAGTTAAAGACAACGCTTCTATGGCAAATTTAGCTGTAATTCTATTTGAAGAAGGCGATGTTGAAAGAGCTCATAAATATATTGATTTTTCCTTTGAAGATGCCAAGTTTTATAACTCAAAATTAAGGTTTTTGGATATATCCAATGTACTACCAGTTATATCAAAATCTTATGAAATTGAAAATATTAAACAGAACAATAAACTTAAAAAACAGTTAATGTTTATTAGTTTCCTATCTATAATATTACTTATGGCTTTATTTTTTATTTATAGGCAATACAAGAAAATTAAGTTAGGAAGAGAACATTTAAAAACTGCTAATTTGCAGCTCAAGGATTTAAATGAACAATTAAGTTTCACAAATAAAGATCTTAAAAGATTATATGAAGAACTTTCTGCTGTTGATACAATAAAAGAACAATATATAGGGACGTTTTTGAATTTATACTCGGATTATATAGATAAACTAGACGTTTACAGAAAAACAGTTCGCAAATATATAGTTACCAATAAAACTAGTGATTTACTAGAACTTATTAAATCAAAAAATGTAGTAGATGAAGAACTGAAAATATTTTATGCGAATTTTGACAAATCTTTTTTACATATATATCCAAATTTTATTGAAAGCTTTAATCAGCTACTGAATGAAGATGAAAGAATTATTGTTAAACTTGAAGATGCCTTAACTGTAGAATTACGAATATTTGCATTGATTAGATTAGGTATTTCAAACAGTTCTAAAATCGCAAAAATATTACGATATTCAGTAAATACTATTTATAATTATCGAGTTAAAGTTAGAAACAGCGCTATTAATAGAGAAGAGTTTGAGGATATGGTAAAAAAAATAATTTAA
- a CDS encoding PKD domain-containing protein, translating into MKLNIKLNKGFQYVAIALATFVVACQPDELGHGNGLTTTDLDAGFIITKVADANNTYLLTANSSYITSSWDIDNGAGFYSGGTSEEVFYPDAGTYSVKHKVTGIGGIAETFTQTIDVETSDPVAGNLVRGGKFLDASDHSEWTILNISGSGAIWTFNTGSATIVASGWNQQGIYQAIEVIAGKEYKIDMIVSGDGNNETWFEVFASTVEPVQWNDYANNVVMGLNTWAGCGIGTFSGSLSSVGCVDNSYSSSRSNTVTFDTSGTIYLVIKCGGSTTPGITITNVEMRGTN; encoded by the coding sequence ATGAAATTAAATATAAAATTAAATAAGGGTTTTCAGTATGTAGCTATAGCTTTAGCAACGTTTGTAGTAGCTTGTCAACCCGATGAACTAGGACATGGTAATGGACTTACCACAACAGATTTAGATGCAGGATTTATAATTACAAAGGTTGCTGATGCAAACAATACTTATTTATTGACGGCCAATAGCAGCTATATCACCTCTAGTTGGGACATTGATAATGGTGCAGGTTTTTATTCAGGCGGTACAAGTGAAGAAGTTTTTTATCCAGATGCAGGAACATACAGTGTTAAGCATAAAGTTACAGGAATAGGTGGAATTGCTGAAACATTTACTCAAACTATTGATGTAGAAACCTCTGATCCTGTAGCAGGAAACTTAGTGAGAGGCGGAAAATTTCTAGACGCGAGTGATCATTCAGAATGGACCATATTAAATATTAGTGGTTCTGGTGCTATCTGGACATTCAATACTGGTAGTGCAACTATTGTAGCTAGTGGTTGGAATCAACAAGGTATTTATCAAGCTATTGAAGTAATTGCAGGAAAAGAGTATAAAATTGATATGATTGTTTCTGGAGATGGAAACAATGAAACTTGGTTCGAAGTATTTGCCAGCACAGTAGAACCAGTACAGTGGAATGACTACGCTAATAATGTTGTTATGGGGCTTAATACATGGGCTGGATGTGGTATAGGAACATTTAGCGGCTCACTTTCTTCAGTAGGATGTGTTGATAATTCATACTCAAGTTCAAGAAGTAATACCGTTACATTTGATACCTCAGGAACAATCTATTTGGTAATCAAATGTGGAGGAAGCACAACACCAGGTATTACAATTACTAATGTAGAAATGAGAGGTACTAATTAA
- a CDS encoding TonB-dependent receptor, with amino-acid sequence MKKNNLILKSFTILFIISSWFSFAQEIAINGIVNDETGIPIPGVNIIKKGTKSGVVTDFDGAFTINTEVGSTLSFSYVGYVTQDVVVINSSSLTVTLVQDLAQLDEVVVIGYGTQKKSVVTGAISGVKQSELEDLPITRVEQTLQGRVSGITIAANSGQPGSSSTVRVRGITTLGNNEPLWVVDGVVVDSGGIGFLNQSDIESVEVLKDAASQAIYGARAATGVILITTKKGKSGKLSVNYNGYTGISSAARKLDLLNANEYATLLNEKSVNGGGSILFSDPASYGKGTDWQSIIFNDSAKRTSHEFSLSGGNDISKFYASFGYTDQEGIVMSDISNYTRKNIRLNSTHNITDKLRFGQTVGYSNEKNIGIGNTNSEFGGPLSSAINLDPLTPTVETDPTLTGQAPYTNNGIWRDANGNPYGISGLVAQEMSNPLAYQQTLLGNYGWADNFVGNAYLEFEPIEGLKFRSTLGGKLAYWGYQSYTPVSYLNASFITPQNNISRGTNKGFGWNIENTVSYSKTLGSHNFSILLGQGAYVDNITSGENVTYFDIPVDNYRDASFNFSVPTDQINASAYTGNEHKVNSLFSRLTYDYNEKYLLTAIVRRDGSSRFGANNKYGFFPSFSAGWVPSKEDFWKDNNVINQLKIRGGYGITGSDAIGDFQYLSTVSGGRNYTIGTSGSVVIGNSPDAPSNPDLKWEETSQLNIGFDTRFFSDFSLAFDWYKKETTGILQSVSIPGYVGAVGSPTGNVADMENTGIDLEIGYNKSFEDFNLSLNGNVSFLENTVTYLGNGVDFLSGGATIQSSTYPITRTQVGQPVNSFFGFKTNGIFQNQEEINNYVSSDGTVIQPNAQPGDFKWQDLDDDGNIDSDDRGFLGSSIPKVTFGFTLNLDYKNFDLLVFCQGASGNKIFQGLRRLDVENANYQTAALGRWVGEGTSNTYPRLTTNDTNNNFSNPSDFYLEDGDYLRFKTIQIGYTLPSDVLSKYGVDKLRIYLTSENLLTFTKYSGYDPEIGGGIFGIDRGYYPQAITNQIGINLQF; translated from the coding sequence ATGAAAAAAAACAATTTGATTTTAAAATCATTCACGATTTTATTTATTATTTCTTCGTGGTTTTCTTTTGCACAAGAAATCGCTATAAATGGAATTGTAAATGACGAAACAGGAATACCTATTCCTGGTGTAAACATTATTAAAAAAGGAACTAAGAGTGGTGTGGTAACAGATTTTGATGGGGCTTTTACCATCAATACAGAAGTTGGCTCTACACTATCATTTAGTTATGTAGGTTATGTGACACAAGATGTTGTTGTAATAAACAGTTCTAGTTTAACAGTAACCTTAGTACAAGATTTAGCACAATTAGATGAAGTTGTGGTTATAGGTTATGGTACTCAGAAAAAAAGTGTAGTTACCGGCGCTATTTCAGGTGTTAAACAAAGTGAATTAGAAGATTTGCCAATTACTAGGGTTGAGCAAACGTTGCAAGGTAGAGTATCTGGTATTACGATAGCTGCAAATTCTGGTCAACCAGGATCTTCATCAACAGTAAGAGTTAGAGGTATTACCACATTAGGTAATAATGAGCCTTTATGGGTGGTTGATGGTGTTGTTGTAGATTCTGGAGGTATTGGATTTTTAAACCAATCTGATATTGAATCTGTAGAGGTGTTAAAAGATGCGGCATCTCAGGCCATTTATGGAGCGAGAGCTGCAACAGGAGTTATTCTTATTACTACCAAAAAAGGAAAATCAGGAAAACTAAGTGTAAACTATAATGGTTACACCGGAATATCATCTGCTGCTAGAAAATTAGACTTATTGAATGCTAATGAATACGCAACCTTATTAAATGAGAAATCTGTTAATGGTGGAGGAAGTATATTATTTTCAGACCCAGCTTCTTATGGTAAAGGCACCGATTGGCAATCTATAATTTTTAATGATAGTGCCAAAAGAACTAGTCATGAATTTAGTTTAAGTGGTGGTAACGATATATCTAAATTTTACGCATCATTTGGGTATACGGATCAAGAAGGTATAGTAATGAGTGATATTTCAAACTACACAAGAAAAAACATTCGATTAAACTCAACGCATAATATTACTGATAAGCTTCGTTTCGGACAAACTGTTGGATATTCAAACGAAAAAAATATAGGAATAGGGAATACCAATAGTGAATTTGGAGGACCTTTATCTTCTGCTATAAATTTAGATCCGTTAACACCTACCGTAGAAACTGACCCAACGTTAACAGGTCAGGCTCCATATACCAACAATGGCATATGGCGCGATGCTAACGGCAACCCTTATGGTATTTCAGGCTTGGTCGCACAAGAAATGTCTAACCCATTGGCATATCAACAAACACTATTAGGAAATTATGGATGGGCAGATAATTTTGTAGGCAACGCGTATCTTGAATTTGAACCTATTGAAGGCTTAAAATTCAGAAGTACTTTAGGAGGTAAGCTTGCTTATTGGGGGTACCAGAGTTATACTCCAGTGTCTTATTTAAATGCTTCTTTTATAACACCACAAAACAATATTTCAAGAGGTACAAATAAAGGCTTTGGCTGGAATATAGAGAACACCGTTTCCTATTCAAAAACTTTGGGCAGTCATAACTTCAGCATTTTATTAGGGCAAGGTGCGTATGTTGATAATATTACTTCAGGAGAAAACGTAACCTATTTCGATATTCCTGTTGACAACTATCGCGATGCATCATTTAATTTTAGTGTCCCAACAGACCAAATTAATGCTTCTGCTTATACTGGTAACGAACATAAAGTAAACTCCTTGTTTTCAAGATTAACGTATGATTATAACGAAAAATATTTGCTTACAGCAATTGTAAGACGTGATGGATCTTCACGTTTTGGAGCCAATAATAAATATGGTTTTTTTCCATCGTTTTCTGCAGGTTGGGTGCCTTCTAAAGAAGATTTCTGGAAAGATAATAATGTAATCAACCAATTAAAAATTAGAGGTGGCTATGGTATAACAGGTAGTGATGCCATTGGAGATTTTCAATATTTATCAACTGTAAGTGGAGGGAGAAACTATACTATAGGAACCTCCGGATCTGTTGTTATTGGTAACAGTCCAGACGCACCGTCAAACCCAGATTTAAAATGGGAAGAAACAAGTCAATTAAACATTGGTTTTGATACCAGGTTTTTTAGTGATTTTTCGTTGGCATTTGATTGGTATAAAAAAGAAACTACTGGTATTTTACAAAGTGTTTCTATACCAGGTTATGTTGGTGCGGTAGGAAGCCCAACGGGAAATGTGGCTGATATGGAAAACACAGGTATCGATTTAGAAATTGGATACAACAAAAGTTTTGAAGATTTTAATTTATCATTAAATGGAAACGTTTCATTTTTAGAAAACACAGTAACCTATTTAGGTAATGGTGTAGATTTCTTATCTGGAGGAGCTACTATTCAATCTAGTACATACCCAATTACAAGAACACAGGTTGGACAACCTGTAAATTCTTTCTTTGGTTTTAAAACCAATGGTATTTTTCAAAACCAAGAAGAGATTAATAATTATGTGAGTTCTGATGGAACGGTTATTCAGCCAAATGCTCAACCAGGAGATTTTAAATGGCAAGATTTGGATGATGATGGTAATATTGATTCTGACGATAGAGGATTTTTAGGAAGCTCTATTCCTAAAGTAACTTTTGGATTTACTTTAAATCTTGATTACAAAAATTTTGATTTATTAGTATTCTGTCAAGGTGCAAGTGGTAATAAAATTTTTCAAGGTTTAAGAAGACTAGATGTAGAAAACGCAAATTATCAAACTGCTGCTTTAGGTAGATGGGTTGGTGAAGGTACTTCTAATACATACCCAAGATTAACAACAAACGATACTAATAACAACTTTTCAAATCCTTCAGATTTTTATCTAGAAGATGGAGATTATTTAAGATTCAAAACAATTCAAATTGGATATACACTTCCATCAGATGTATTAAGCAAATATGGTGTAGATAAATTAAGAATTTATTTAACTTCTGAAAACCTATTAACATTTACTAAGTACAGTGGTTATGATCCAGAAATTGGAGGTGGAATTTTTGGTATTGATCGTGGCTATTACCCACAGGCTATAACAAACCAAATTGGGATTAATTTACAATTTTAA
- a CDS encoding glycoside hydrolase family 30 beta sandwich domain-containing protein: MIKKTIYIFTISLLIYSCNNNKGSNDLTVKETNKTEEIVPLLGKEVLIYTTAQNTNKRLSLDLKKTFKKSKQPLETEIAIFVNPEKQFQEFLGIGGAITDASAEVFSILNKDKQEELLKAYYSDEGINYNIIRTSIHSSDFGLGSHTYIKEGDKDLKTFSIAKDKVKRIPMIKRAQALISDDLVFYASPWSPPAFMKTNNHMLQGGKLLPEFNQAWANYYVKFIEAYEAEDIPVWGVTIQNEPMAVQRWESCIYTAEEERDFLKNYLGPTFEKAGMADKNIVVWDHNRDLLSHRANTIFEDPEATKYAWGIGFHWYETWTGGDPKYDNLGSVKESFPTKNLLFTEGCQEKFDASQYQRWSNAERYGNSMINDFNHGTVGWTDWNILLDHTGGPNHVKNFCFAPIHADTRTNELIYTPTYYYIGHFSKFIKPGALRVSTTTSRSTLESTTFKNTNGSMVTVVMNKTDSKITYNLIVEDVKVSMVIEPHAMQSIIY; the protein is encoded by the coding sequence ATGATTAAAAAAACAATTTACATCTTTACAATTTCTCTATTAATATACTCTTGTAATAATAATAAAGGAAGTAATGATTTAACAGTTAAAGAAACCAATAAAACTGAAGAGATAGTTCCATTATTGGGAAAAGAAGTACTCATTTATACAACGGCACAAAATACAAACAAAAGGTTGTCTTTAGACTTAAAAAAAACATTTAAAAAGTCAAAGCAACCATTAGAAACTGAAATAGCAATTTTTGTTAATCCTGAAAAACAATTCCAAGAGTTTTTAGGAATAGGAGGAGCAATTACAGATGCATCTGCAGAGGTATTTTCAATTTTAAACAAAGACAAACAGGAAGAATTGTTAAAAGCCTATTATTCTGATGAAGGAATAAACTATAATATTATAAGAACGAGTATTCATAGTAGTGACTTTGGATTAGGAAGCCATACTTACATAAAAGAAGGTGATAAGGATCTTAAAACATTTTCCATAGCAAAAGACAAGGTAAAGCGCATACCTATGATTAAACGCGCACAAGCACTAATTAGTGATGATTTGGTGTTTTACGCAAGTCCATGGAGCCCACCAGCATTTATGAAAACCAATAACCATATGCTTCAAGGAGGTAAGTTATTACCAGAATTTAATCAAGCATGGGCAAACTACTATGTAAAATTTATTGAAGCTTATGAAGCTGAAGATATACCAGTTTGGGGTGTAACCATTCAAAATGAGCCCATGGCGGTTCAACGCTGGGAATCATGTATTTATACAGCAGAAGAAGAACGTGATTTTCTAAAAAATTATTTAGGTCCAACCTTCGAAAAAGCAGGAATGGCTGATAAAAATATAGTTGTTTGGGATCATAATAGAGATTTGCTATCCCATAGAGCTAATACAATTTTTGAAGATCCAGAAGCTACAAAATACGCTTGGGGAATTGGCTTTCATTGGTATGAAACTTGGACAGGTGGTGACCCTAAATATGATAATTTAGGAAGTGTAAAAGAATCATTTCCAACCAAAAATTTATTGTTTACAGAAGGTTGTCAAGAAAAATTTGATGCCTCTCAATATCAAAGGTGGTCTAATGCAGAACGCTACGGAAACTCTATGATAAATGATTTTAATCATGGTACTGTAGGTTGGACTGATTGGAATATATTGTTAGATCACACAGGAGGTCCAAATCATGTTAAAAATTTCTGCTTTGCGCCAATTCATGCAGATACTAGAACTAATGAACTCATTTATACTCCTACGTATTATTACATTGGGCACTTTTCAAAATTTATTAAACCAGGAGCTTTAAGAGTAAGTACTACAACAAGTAGGAGTACACTTGAAAGTACGACATTCAAAAACACTAATGGTTCTATGGTAACTGTTGTAATGAACAAAACAGACAGTAAAATAACCTATAATTTAATTGTTGAAGATGTTAAAGTATCGATGGTAATAGAACCTCATGCTATGCAATCTATAATCTATTAG
- a CDS encoding NUDIX domain-containing protein — protein MIAGYNPEDKVFLAVDCIIFGFDDEDLKVLLIQRDFEPERGKWSLMGGFLKKNETLNDAAARILNRLTGVHDVYMEQLYSFSEVDRDPVERTISTSYYSIINIENHNEELIENYNAKWFSLSKVPNLIFDHNAMLDKAIKRLRRRTSINPIGFELLPEKFTMRQLQKLYEAILDKELDKRNFINKINSMDILIKLKEKDMTSSTKGSFLYKFDQKKYDEKKINNFYLKL, from the coding sequence ATGATAGCTGGATATAATCCTGAAGATAAAGTTTTTCTTGCGGTAGATTGTATAATTTTTGGTTTTGATGACGAAGATTTAAAAGTACTTCTAATTCAAAGAGATTTTGAACCAGAACGTGGTAAATGGTCGTTAATGGGTGGGTTTTTAAAAAAAAATGAAACCCTTAATGATGCAGCAGCTAGAATACTTAATAGACTAACAGGTGTGCATGATGTTTACATGGAACAATTATATTCTTTTAGTGAAGTTGATCGTGATCCTGTAGAGCGAACTATTTCTACTTCATATTATTCTATTATAAATATTGAAAATCATAATGAAGAATTAATTGAGAATTACAATGCTAAATGGTTTAGTCTTTCAAAAGTTCCAAATTTAATTTTTGATCACAATGCCATGTTAGATAAGGCAATAAAGCGATTAAGAAGAAGAACATCTATAAATCCTATAGGTTTTGAACTTTTACCAGAAAAATTTACTATGCGCCAACTTCAAAAACTATATGAAGCTATACTAGATAAAGAATTAGATAAGCGTAACTTTATTAATAAGATAAACTCTATGGATATATTAATAAAGTTGAAAGAAAAAGATATGACCTCTTCTACTAAAGGTTCTTTTCTTTATAAATTTGACCAAAAGAAATATGATGAGAAGAAGATTAATAACTTTTACTTAAAGTTATAA
- a CDS encoding glycoside hydrolase family 30 beta sandwich domain-containing protein, with protein MRLNKILMNHPVTLLILSFLLIKCSSSDSSQNDPDINPPNQNITLSNVDLYVTNLDKSELFKLQPTKVPLFKENINFSITVNPEVSYQVMDGFGFSLTGGSAMHLNNMSDSARNNILKELFSVDNVGVSYLRLSIGASDLDPEVFSYNDLPDGETDENLTKFSIEKDKENLIPVLKEILAINPDIKIMGSPWSAPIWMKTNNNSIGGSLKPEYYAAYANYFVKYIQAYKAEGISIDAITVQNEPLHDGNNPSMYMEALSQAEFVKNHLGPAFEAANIKTKIVVWDHNADNPAYPMTIFADDEANKYIDGSAFHLYNGSIDNLSAVHNTYPNKSLYFTEQWVGANSEFGGNLLWHTRELIVGATRNWCKTVLEWNLASNSNLQPHTPGGCTECLGALTIDGNNVQRNVAYYIIAHASKFVRPGSQRISSNYSSDLPNVAFKIPTGNIVVIVVNNTEIDKSFNIKTPGESILTSLKGGAVGTYVW; from the coding sequence ATGAGATTAAATAAAATTTTAATGAATCATCCTGTTACACTTTTGATATTAAGTTTTTTACTAATAAAATGCTCTTCATCTGATTCATCTCAAAACGATCCAGATATAAATCCTCCTAATCAAAATATAACCCTTAGTAATGTAGATTTATACGTTACTAATCTTGACAAATCAGAGTTGTTTAAATTACAACCTACAAAAGTGCCTTTATTTAAAGAGAATATTAATTTCTCAATTACAGTAAATCCAGAGGTATCGTATCAAGTAATGGATGGTTTTGGATTTTCTTTAACTGGTGGTAGTGCAATGCATCTAAATAATATGTCTGATTCAGCACGAAATAATATTTTAAAGGAACTTTTTAGTGTGGATAATGTAGGCGTAAGCTATTTAAGGCTTAGTATAGGCGCATCAGATTTAGACCCAGAAGTATTTTCATATAACGATTTACCAGATGGTGAAACCGATGAAAATTTAACAAAGTTTTCAATTGAAAAAGATAAGGAAAATCTTATTCCAGTTTTAAAGGAAATTTTAGCAATTAATCCCGACATTAAAATTATGGGGTCTCCATGGTCTGCACCAATATGGATGAAAACAAATAATAATTCTATTGGAGGAAGTTTAAAACCAGAATATTATGCTGCATATGCTAATTACTTTGTAAAGTACATCCAAGCTTATAAAGCAGAAGGTATTTCTATAGATGCTATTACGGTTCAAAACGAACCTCTGCATGATGGTAACAACCCAAGCATGTACATGGAAGCGTTAAGTCAAGCCGAATTTGTAAAAAACCATTTAGGGCCTGCTTTTGAAGCGGCAAACATTAAAACAAAAATTGTGGTTTGGGATCATAATGCAGATAATCCAGCTTATCCTATGACAATATTTGCTGATGATGAAGCTAATAAATATATAGATGGTTCTGCATTTCATTTATATAATGGATCTATCGACAACCTAAGTGCGGTGCATAATACATACCCAAATAAAAGCCTATATTTTACAGAACAATGGGTAGGGGCTAACAGTGAGTTTGGAGGTAATTTATTGTGGCATACTAGAGAATTAATAGTTGGAGCAACCCGTAACTGGTGTAAAACGGTTTTAGAGTGGAATCTCGCCTCTAATTCTAACCTACAGCCTCATACTCCTGGAGGTTGTACAGAATGTTTAGGAGCCCTAACTATTGATGGCAATAACGTACAAAGAAATGTAGCTTACTATATTATTGCTCACGCTTCAAAATTTGTTAGACCTGGATCTCAAAGAATTTCTTCGAATTATTCATCAGACTTACCAAACGTCGCATTTAAAATACCTACTGGAAATATAGTAGTAATTGTTGTTAATAATACCGAAATAGATAAATCATTTAACATAAAAACTCCTGGAGAATCTATTTTAACATCTTTGAAAGGAGGAGCCGTTGGCACTTATGTATGGTAA